Proteins found in one Microcella daejeonensis genomic segment:
- a CDS encoding LacI family DNA-binding transcriptional regulator, with protein MTAESDRATEPDRVRAPNIRDVARVAGVSYQTVSRVLNDSPSIRPATLARVRAAIDELGYRPNQAARALVTSRSRTIGVLSAQSAHYGPSTSIAAIELAAREAGYRLTITNIASSEYASIKSGLDYLMSQSIEALIVVAPQVRVFEALDDLQVAVPFVTLEATGLNRAHSLWVDQVQGARLATRHLIELGHTEITHLSGPQDWIEAEARMQGFLRELGDADLRTRAPILGDWTAHFGYYAGLELLRYRDFTAVFAGNDQMALGFMHACRDSGLSVPDDISVVGFDDIPEAAHFAPPLTTVRQNFAEIGRRAVALLLGELRGETELSHDPVQAELVVRQSTARAR; from the coding sequence ATGACAGCGGAGTCGGACCGGGCGACCGAGCCCGACCGCGTGCGCGCCCCCAACATCCGCGACGTCGCGCGGGTCGCCGGCGTCTCGTACCAGACCGTGTCGCGCGTGCTCAACGACAGCCCGAGCATCCGCCCCGCCACCCTCGCCCGGGTGCGCGCCGCCATCGACGAGCTCGGCTACCGGCCCAATCAGGCCGCCCGCGCCCTCGTCACGAGCCGCTCGCGCACGATCGGCGTGCTCTCGGCGCAGTCGGCGCACTACGGACCGTCGACGAGCATCGCCGCGATCGAGCTCGCCGCGCGCGAGGCCGGCTACCGCCTCACGATCACCAACATCGCCTCGAGCGAGTACGCCTCGATCAAGTCGGGGCTCGACTACCTGATGAGCCAGTCGATCGAGGCTCTCATCGTCGTCGCGCCGCAGGTGCGGGTGTTCGAGGCGCTCGACGACCTCCAGGTCGCGGTTCCCTTCGTGACCCTCGAGGCCACGGGCCTCAACCGGGCGCACTCGCTCTGGGTCGACCAGGTGCAGGGGGCGCGGCTGGCCACCCGGCACCTCATCGAGCTCGGGCACACCGAGATCACCCACCTCTCGGGCCCCCAGGACTGGATCGAGGCGGAGGCGCGCATGCAGGGGTTCCTGCGCGAGCTCGGCGACGCCGACCTGCGCACCCGCGCGCCGATCCTCGGCGACTGGACGGCCCACTTCGGCTACTACGCGGGCCTCGAGCTGCTGCGGTACCGCGACTTCACCGCCGTGTTCGCCGGCAACGACCAGATGGCCCTCGGCTTCATGCACGCCTGCCGCGACTCGGGGCTCTCGGTGCCCGACGACATCTCGGTGGTCGGCTTCGACGACATCCCCGAGGCGGCGCACTTCGCCCCGCCGCTCACCACCGTGCGGCAGAATTTCGCCGAGATCGGCCGCCGAGCCGTGGCCCTTCTGCTCGGCGAGCTGCGCGGCGAGACCGAGCTGAGCCACGACCCGGTGCAGGCCGAACT
- a CDS encoding cystathionine gamma-synthase — protein MSSTDPHATHGFSTRAIHAGQSPDASTGAVIPPVHFSTTYAQDGVGGLRNGYEYTRGTNPTRDALQVQLAALEGGAHAFSFASGLAAEDALLRAVLRPGDHVLMGNDVYGGTHRLVRRVFGAWQIGLTTVELGDLEATREALETLKPRVLWLETPSNPMMKITDVTALAELARAVGALVVVDNTFATPYLQQPLALGADVVVHSTTKYLGGHSDVLGGALVMNDDALAEKVGFHQFAAGAVSGPLDAWLTTRGIKTLAVRMDRHSANAQAIAEAFVGHPAVARVYYPGLADHPGHALAARQMSGFGGMLSLDLVGGAAAARAFAEHLTVFTLAESLGGVESLVNYPSEMTHASVRGTELEVPDSIIRLSVGIEDAADLVADVRQALDRL, from the coding sequence ATGAGCTCGACCGACCCGCACGCCACCCACGGCTTCTCGACCCGGGCCATCCACGCGGGGCAGAGCCCCGACGCGAGCACCGGCGCGGTCATCCCGCCCGTGCACTTCAGCACCACCTACGCGCAGGACGGCGTCGGGGGCCTGCGCAACGGCTACGAGTACACCCGCGGCACCAACCCCACGCGGGATGCCCTGCAGGTGCAGCTCGCCGCGCTCGAGGGCGGCGCGCACGCCTTCAGCTTCGCCTCGGGCCTCGCCGCGGAGGACGCGCTGCTGCGCGCCGTGCTGCGCCCCGGCGACCACGTGCTCATGGGCAACGACGTCTACGGCGGCACCCACCGGCTCGTGCGCCGGGTCTTCGGCGCGTGGCAGATCGGCCTGACGACGGTCGAGCTCGGCGACCTCGAGGCGACCCGCGAGGCGCTCGAGACGCTGAAGCCCCGCGTGCTATGGCTCGAGACCCCGTCGAACCCGATGATGAAGATCACCGACGTGACGGCGCTCGCCGAGCTCGCCCGCGCGGTCGGCGCCCTCGTCGTCGTCGACAACACCTTCGCCACCCCCTACCTGCAGCAGCCGCTCGCGCTCGGGGCCGACGTCGTCGTGCACTCGACGACCAAGTACCTCGGCGGGCACTCCGACGTGCTCGGCGGCGCGCTCGTCATGAACGACGACGCCCTGGCCGAGAAGGTCGGCTTCCACCAGTTCGCGGCGGGCGCGGTCTCGGGCCCGCTCGACGCCTGGCTGACCACGCGCGGCATCAAGACGCTCGCCGTGCGCATGGACCGCCACAGCGCCAACGCCCAGGCCATCGCCGAGGCCTTCGTCGGCCACCCGGCCGTCGCGCGCGTCTACTACCCGGGCCTCGCCGACCACCCCGGTCACGCCCTCGCCGCCCGGCAGATGAGCGGCTTCGGCGGGATGCTCTCGCTCGACCTCGTCGGAGGGGCCGCCGCCGCGCGCGCCTTCGCCGAGCACCTGACGGTCTTCACGCTCGCCGAATCGCTCGGCGGGGTCGAGTCGCTCGTCAACTACCCGAGCGAGATGACCCACGCCTCGGTGCGCGGCACCGAGCTGGAGGTGCCCGACTCGATCATCCGGCTCTCGGTGGGCATCGAGGACGCCGCCGACCTGGTGGCCGACGTGCGGCAGGCGCTCGACCGGCTGTAG
- a CDS encoding cystathionine beta-synthase has translation MKYANSVVDLIGDTPLVKLNRVTEGISATVLAKVEYFNPGGSAKDRIATRIIDAAEREGKLKPGGTIVEPTSGNTGVGLALVAQQRGYKCVFVLPDKVGEDKRNVLTAYGAEIVVTPTAVEPTDPRSYYSVSDRLAREIPGAFKPDQYSNPNGPLSHYETTGPEIWRDTEGRVTHFVTGVGTGGTITGTGRYLREISAGAGEKRVQIVGVDPQGSVYSGGTGEPYLVEGVGEDFWPAAYDPTVADRIEAVTDAEAFDMTLRLAREEGLLVGGSCGMAVVGALNVARELGPDDVVVVLLPDGGRGYLGKIFNDDWMHRYGFSHPEGSPTVADLLGAPARPLAHLRREHTVADAVAALAGSDGALPVLTREPAVRLGEVLGAVDAHGLLRALAAGEATPTDPVTAAMGPTMPFVGAHESLEAARTRFAQRGAGGRQPDTLLVLDGGDPVGLLSRHDLVAALADAPAAADPAAATDPTPDSGENA, from the coding sequence ATGAAGTACGCGAACTCCGTCGTCGATCTGATCGGCGACACCCCCCTCGTCAAGCTGAACCGGGTGACGGAGGGGATCAGCGCCACCGTGCTCGCCAAGGTCGAGTACTTCAACCCCGGCGGCTCGGCGAAGGATCGCATCGCGACCCGCATCATCGACGCGGCCGAGCGGGAGGGCAAGCTCAAGCCCGGCGGCACGATCGTCGAGCCGACGAGCGGCAACACCGGCGTCGGCCTCGCGCTCGTCGCGCAGCAGCGCGGCTACAAGTGCGTCTTCGTGCTGCCCGACAAGGTCGGCGAGGACAAGCGCAACGTGCTCACCGCCTACGGCGCTGAGATCGTCGTGACACCGACCGCGGTCGAGCCCACCGACCCGCGCTCGTACTACTCGGTGAGCGACCGGCTGGCCCGCGAGATCCCGGGCGCGTTCAAGCCCGACCAGTACTCGAACCCCAACGGCCCGCTCAGCCACTACGAGACCACCGGCCCCGAGATCTGGCGCGACACCGAGGGTCGCGTGACGCACTTCGTCACCGGCGTCGGCACCGGCGGCACCATCACCGGCACCGGCCGCTACCTTCGCGAGATCAGCGCGGGGGCCGGCGAGAAGCGCGTGCAGATCGTCGGCGTCGACCCGCAGGGCAGCGTCTACTCGGGCGGCACCGGCGAGCCCTACCTCGTCGAGGGCGTCGGCGAGGACTTCTGGCCGGCCGCCTACGACCCGACCGTCGCCGACCGCATCGAGGCCGTCACCGACGCCGAGGCCTTCGACATGACGCTGCGCCTCGCCCGCGAGGAGGGCCTGCTCGTCGGCGGATCCTGCGGCATGGCCGTCGTCGGCGCGCTGAACGTCGCCCGCGAGCTCGGCCCCGACGACGTCGTCGTGGTGCTGCTGCCCGATGGCGGCCGCGGCTACCTCGGCAAGATCTTCAACGACGACTGGATGCACCGCTACGGCTTCTCGCACCCCGAGGGCTCGCCGACCGTCGCCGACCTGCTCGGCGCTCCGGCCCGCCCGCTGGCGCACCTGCGGCGCGAGCACACCGTGGCCGACGCCGTGGCGGCGCTCGCCGGATCGGACGGCGCCCTGCCCGTGCTCACCCGCGAGCCCGCGGTGCGCCTGGGCGAGGTGCTCGGCGCGGTCGACGCGCACGGCCTGCTGCGCGCGCTCGCCGCGGGCGAGGCCACCCCGACCGACCCGGTGACCGCGGCGATGGGCCCCACCATGCCCTTCGTCGGCGCGCACGAGAGCCTCGAGGCGGCGCGGACGCGCTTCGCCCAGCGCGGGGCCGGCGGGCGGCAGCCCGACACCCTGCTCGTGCTCGACGGCGGCGACCCCGTCGGGCTGCTCAGCCGCCACGACCTCGTCGCCGCGCTCGCGGACGCCCCCGCCGCCGCCGACCCGGCCGCCGCGACCGACCCGACCCCCGACTCCGGAGAGAACGCATGA
- a CDS encoding DUF3105 domain-containing protein gives MPNDNLTVKQQREQRRQEKVAALKAKQAAERRRNRLGIIGAVVGGVAVIAIIVSIVIVNAQPQVDPETIEIADVEEFDGLEGTHVQGVVDYEMTPPAGGPHNQVWLNCGIYEEPVQNENAVHSLEHGAVWVTYDPAALSEAEIETLRDSVPSTYMVVSPFEGLESPVVASAWGAQVALDGVDDPRLQDFITKYRQSQNAPEPGALCTQGIEGEGLIS, from the coding sequence GTGCCGAACGACAACCTCACCGTCAAGCAGCAGCGCGAGCAGCGCCGCCAGGAGAAGGTCGCCGCCCTCAAGGCCAAGCAGGCCGCCGAGCGTCGCCGCAACCGCCTCGGCATCATCGGCGCCGTCGTGGGCGGCGTCGCCGTCATCGCGATCATCGTCTCGATCGTCATCGTGAACGCGCAGCCCCAGGTCGACCCCGAGACCATCGAGATCGCCGATGTCGAGGAGTTCGATGGCCTCGAGGGCACGCACGTGCAGGGCGTCGTCGACTACGAGATGACCCCGCCCGCGGGCGGCCCGCACAACCAGGTGTGGCTCAACTGCGGGATCTACGAGGAGCCGGTGCAGAACGAGAACGCGGTGCACTCCCTCGAGCACGGCGCCGTCTGGGTCACCTACGACCCGGCCGCGCTGAGCGAGGCCGAGATCGAGACGCTGCGCGACTCGGTGCCGAGCACCTACATGGTCGTCTCGCCCTTCGAGGGCCTCGAGAGTCCCGTCGTCGCGAGCGCCTGGGGCGCGCAGGTCGCCCTCGACGGCGTCGACGACCCGCGCCTGCAGGACTTCATCACCAAGTACCGCCAGTCGCAGAACGCCCCGGAGCCGGGCGCGCTGTGCACCCAGGGCATCGAGGGCGAGGGGCTGATCTCCTGA
- a CDS encoding DUF305 domain-containing protein has translation MTSGSSTSDPQSPPRPPRITARAVWAGVVLILIALVAGVLLGRIGAPGAASMPGETSAEAGFARDMQTHHNQAVEMSILIRDRTDDEEIRLLALDILTAQSQQAGQMFAWLSAWGLPQTGSEPEMAWMARPALDGEGEAHDGGHSGMEMGDTMPGFATPQQLQQLRGAEGVEAERLWLELMIAHHQGGVEMAEAVLERSDDPLVTPLATGAATLQQKEIDYMTELLEARS, from the coding sequence ATGACGTCGGGCAGTTCCACGAGCGACCCGCAGTCCCCGCCGCGGCCGCCGCGCATCACCGCGCGCGCCGTCTGGGCGGGCGTCGTCCTCATCCTCATCGCTCTCGTCGCCGGCGTGCTGCTCGGCCGCATCGGCGCTCCGGGCGCGGCCTCGATGCCGGGCGAGACGAGCGCTGAGGCCGGCTTCGCCCGCGACATGCAGACGCACCACAACCAGGCGGTCGAGATGTCGATCCTCATCCGCGACCGCACGGACGACGAGGAGATCCGCCTCCTCGCGCTCGACATCCTCACGGCGCAGTCGCAGCAGGCGGGTCAGATGTTCGCCTGGCTCAGCGCCTGGGGTCTTCCGCAGACGGGCAGCGAGCCCGAGATGGCGTGGATGGCCCGGCCCGCGCTCGACGGCGAGGGCGAGGCGCACGACGGGGGCCACTCCGGCATGGAGATGGGCGACACCATGCCTGGCTTCGCGACGCCGCAGCAGCTGCAGCAGCTGCGCGGCGCCGAGGGCGTCGAGGCCGAGCGCCTCTGGCTCGAGCTCATGATCGCGCACCACCAGGGCGGCGTCGAGATGGCCGAGGCCGTGCTCGAGCGCAGCGACGACCCGCTCGTCACGCCGCTCGCCACGGGCGCGGCGACCCTGCAGCAGAAGGAGATCGACTACATGACCGAGCTGCTGGAGGCGCGCTCCTAA
- a CDS encoding ABC transporter ATP-binding protein: protein MGMGGGRRGGRVSSSDAAAQRAENAAAPRIPNLLGRIAELFAPHRPMIIVTIALVLVSAALSVLPPLLTQRAFDEGLFPPGGEPNVPVLLMLVGVMLALWVVSAGLGIAQTYLTATVGNAVMARLRVRLFDHLQAMELAFFTRTKTGVIQSRLQNDVGGVAGVLNNTVSSVIGNTVTVLAALVAMLLLSWQLTLVAIVLLPVLVVAQQRVGQVRARIATKTQESLSDMSAITQEALSVSGIMLAKSFYRQGAEVERYRAENDTQRGLQVQLQMSGQWFFALVNVFLSVIPAIVYLVAAWLLQQDVPVTAGTIVAFTTVQARLTFPLLGLMRVALDLQTSGALFARIFEYLDLTPAIRASDDARPVDPAQVGRIRFDDVVFRYPDAPADAAPTLDHVSFQVEPGQFVAFVGPSGAGKTTVSYLIPRLHEASSGRVLFAGADVRELTEDSLIAQIGIVSQETYLFHATIAENLRYAKPEATDDELAAACRAASIHDTIASFPDGYDTVVGERGYRLSGGEKQRVAIARVLLKDPPVLILDEATSALDSVSERVVQGALDSAARGRTTIAIAHRLSTVAGADVIHVLDAGRIVESGTHGELLERDGIYARLIAEQSTEFRPAIAPSEPEPVEPTV, encoded by the coding sequence ATGGGGATGGGCGGAGGCCGCCGCGGCGGCCGGGTGTCGAGCAGCGACGCGGCCGCCCAGCGGGCCGAGAACGCCGCCGCGCCGCGCATCCCGAATCTGCTCGGCCGCATCGCGGAGCTCTTCGCTCCGCACCGGCCGATGATCATCGTGACCATCGCGCTCGTGCTCGTGAGCGCGGCCCTCAGCGTGCTGCCGCCACTGCTGACGCAGCGCGCCTTCGATGAGGGGCTGTTCCCGCCCGGGGGCGAGCCGAACGTGCCCGTGCTGCTCATGCTCGTCGGCGTCATGCTCGCGCTGTGGGTCGTCAGCGCCGGGCTCGGCATCGCGCAGACCTACCTCACCGCGACGGTCGGCAACGCCGTCATGGCGCGGCTGCGGGTCAGGCTCTTCGACCACCTGCAGGCGATGGAGCTCGCCTTCTTCACCCGCACGAAGACCGGCGTCATCCAGTCGCGGCTGCAGAACGACGTCGGCGGGGTCGCCGGCGTGCTCAACAACACCGTCTCGAGCGTCATCGGCAACACCGTCACCGTGCTCGCCGCGCTCGTGGCGATGCTGCTGCTGAGCTGGCAGCTGACCCTCGTGGCCATCGTGCTGCTGCCCGTGCTCGTCGTGGCGCAGCAGCGCGTCGGCCAGGTGCGCGCGCGCATCGCGACGAAGACGCAAGAGTCGCTGAGCGACATGAGCGCCATCACGCAGGAGGCCCTGAGCGTCTCGGGCATCATGCTCGCGAAGAGCTTCTACCGGCAGGGCGCCGAGGTCGAGCGGTACCGGGCCGAGAACGACACCCAGCGCGGGCTGCAGGTGCAGCTGCAGATGAGCGGGCAGTGGTTCTTCGCGCTCGTCAACGTGTTCCTCAGCGTCATCCCCGCCATCGTCTACCTCGTCGCCGCCTGGCTGCTGCAGCAGGACGTTCCCGTCACCGCCGGCACGATCGTCGCCTTCACGACGGTGCAGGCCCGGCTGACCTTCCCGCTGCTCGGGCTCATGCGCGTCGCCCTCGACCTGCAGACCTCGGGCGCGCTCTTCGCGCGCATCTTCGAGTACCTCGACCTGACGCCCGCCATCAGGGCGAGCGACGACGCCCGCCCCGTCGACCCCGCGCAGGTGGGGCGCATCCGCTTCGACGACGTGGTCTTCCGGTACCCGGATGCTCCCGCCGACGCAGCTCCCACGCTCGACCACGTCTCCTTCCAGGTCGAGCCCGGGCAGTTCGTGGCCTTCGTCGGCCCGAGCGGGGCCGGCAAGACCACGGTCTCGTACCTCATCCCGCGCCTGCACGAGGCGAGCAGCGGCCGCGTGCTCTTCGCCGGAGCGGACGTGCGCGAGCTCACCGAGGACAGCCTCATCGCGCAGATCGGCATCGTGAGCCAGGAGACCTACCTGTTCCACGCGACCATCGCCGAGAACCTGCGCTACGCCAAGCCCGAGGCGACCGACGATGAGCTCGCGGCCGCCTGCCGGGCGGCGAGCATCCACGACACGATCGCCTCGTTCCCCGACGGCTACGACACCGTCGTGGGCGAGCGGGGCTACCGGCTCTCGGGCGGCGAGAAGCAGCGGGTCGCGATCGCGCGGGTGCTGCTCAAGGATCCGCCGGTGCTCATCCTCGACGAGGCGACGAGCGCGCTCGACTCGGTGTCGGAGCGCGTCGTGCAGGGCGCCCTCGACTCGGCCGCCCGCGGGCGCACGACCATCGCGATCGCGCACAGGCTGTCGACCGTCGCCGGGGCCGACGTCATCCACGTGCTCGACGCGGGCCGCATCGTCGAGAGCGGCACCCACGGCGAGCTGCTCGAGCGGGACGGCATCTACGCGCGCCTGATCGCCGAGCAGTCGACGGAGTTCCGGCCGGCGATCGCGCCGAGCGAGCCGGAGCCGGTCGAGCCGACCGTCTAG
- a CDS encoding carbohydrate ABC transporter permease: MTDVTDKAEAKLDRPLGQKNEARAEARAAKKLSKAAEAQQKLTSPGATIAAIIIAVIWTIPTFGLLVSSIRTPDEIRSNGWWNIFVSPSFTLDNYAAVLTTQGASSANLGSYFVNSLVIAIPGALFPIILATMAAYAFAWIKFRGSGAIFVLIFALQIVPLQMALIPLLQIFSGVLGISGTFPAVWIAHTIFGLPLTIFLMHNFIAEIPGEVIEAARVDGANHTQIFFRIIIPLALPALASIGIFQFLWVWNDLLVALVFSGGTADVAPLTQRLGELVGNFGRNQERLPAAAFISLVIPLIVFFSLQRYFVRGLLAGSTKG, translated from the coding sequence ATGACCGACGTGACCGACAAGGCCGAGGCGAAGCTCGACCGGCCGCTCGGGCAGAAGAACGAGGCGCGCGCCGAGGCGCGGGCCGCGAAGAAGCTGTCGAAGGCCGCCGAGGCCCAGCAGAAGCTGACCTCGCCGGGCGCCACGATCGCGGCGATCATCATCGCCGTGATCTGGACGATCCCGACCTTCGGGCTCCTCGTCTCCTCCATCCGCACGCCCGACGAGATCCGCTCCAACGGCTGGTGGAACATCTTCGTCAGCCCGAGCTTCACGCTCGACAACTACGCCGCGGTGCTCACCACGCAGGGCGCGAGCTCGGCGAACCTCGGCTCGTACTTCGTGAACTCCCTCGTCATCGCCATCCCGGGGGCGCTGTTCCCGATCATCCTGGCGACGATGGCGGCGTACGCGTTCGCCTGGATCAAGTTCCGCGGCTCGGGCGCGATCTTCGTGCTCATCTTCGCGCTCCAGATCGTGCCGCTGCAGATGGCGCTCATCCCGCTGCTGCAGATCTTCTCCGGCGTTCTCGGCATCAGCGGCACCTTCCCCGCGGTGTGGATCGCGCACACGATCTTCGGCCTCCCGCTGACGATCTTCCTGATGCACAACTTCATCGCCGAGATCCCGGGCGAGGTCATCGAGGCGGCGCGGGTCGACGGCGCGAACCACACGCAGATCTTCTTCCGCATCATCATCCCGCTCGCCCTGCCGGCGCTCGCCTCGATCGGCATCTTCCAGTTCCTCTGGGTCTGGAACGATCTTCTCGTCGCGCTCGTGTTCTCGGGCGGCACGGCCGATGTCGCACCGCTGACGCAACGATTGGGCGAGCTCGTGGGCAACTTCGGGCGCAACCAGGAGCGACTGCCGGCGGCGGCGTTCATCTCGCTGGTGATCCCGCTCATCGTGTTCTTCAGCCTGCAGCGCTACTTCGTGCGCGGCCTGCTGGCGGGCTCGACCAAGGGGTGA
- a CDS encoding carbohydrate ABC transporter permease — protein MRGLSEFWSDLFEKFGLMILGLAVFAAVVGLILFLADRAPKKGRDVWQLLAFVAPALLLLLVGLIYPAARTATLAFFDRTGREFVGLDNFVWMFTQPDILLVIGNTLIWVALVPTLSTVIGLAYAIFIDKSKGEKVLKSLVFMPMAISFVGAGIIWRFMYEYRQEGFSEQIGLLNQILVWLGQEPQQFLVDAPANTFFLIIVMVWIQTGFAMVLLSAAIKGVPVEIIEAARLDGANAWQQFRNVTLPGIRGTLVVVITTISIATLKVFDIVRAMTGGQYDTSVVANEMYTQAFNRGEQGYGSALALILFLMVLPIVVYNVRVMRQQKEIR, from the coding sequence ATGAGAGGTTTGTCGGAGTTCTGGTCCGATCTCTTCGAGAAGTTCGGCCTCATGATCCTCGGCCTCGCCGTGTTCGCGGCGGTCGTCGGTCTCATCCTCTTCCTCGCCGACAGGGCGCCCAAGAAGGGGCGTGACGTCTGGCAGCTGCTGGCCTTCGTGGCTCCCGCGCTGCTGCTGCTGCTCGTCGGCCTCATCTACCCCGCGGCGCGGACGGCGACCCTCGCCTTCTTCGACCGCACCGGGCGCGAGTTCGTCGGCCTCGACAACTTCGTCTGGATGTTCACGCAGCCCGACATCCTCCTCGTCATCGGCAACACGCTGATCTGGGTGGCTCTCGTCCCCACCCTCTCCACGGTGATCGGCCTCGCCTACGCGATCTTCATCGACAAGAGCAAGGGCGAGAAGGTCCTCAAGTCGCTCGTGTTCATGCCGATGGCCATCTCCTTCGTCGGCGCCGGCATCATCTGGCGCTTCATGTACGAGTACCGCCAGGAGGGCTTCAGCGAGCAGATCGGTCTGCTCAACCAGATCCTCGTCTGGCTCGGGCAGGAGCCGCAGCAGTTCCTCGTCGACGCTCCGGCGAACACCTTCTTCCTCATCATCGTGATGGTCTGGATCCAGACCGGTTTCGCGATGGTCCTCCTCTCGGCGGCCATCAAGGGCGTGCCCGTCGAGATCATCGAGGCGGCCCGTCTGGACGGCGCCAACGCCTGGCAGCAGTTCCGCAACGTGACCCTCCCGGGCATCCGCGGCACCCTCGTCGTCGTCATCACGACCATCTCGATCGCCACCCTCAAGGTGTTCGACATCGTGCGCGCCATGACGGGTGGTCAGTACGACACCTCGGTCGTCGCGAACGAGATGTACACGCAGGCCTTCAACCGCGGCGAGCAGGGCTACGGCTCCGCGCTGGCGCTCATCCTGTTCCTCATGGTGCTGCCGATCGTCGTCTACAACGTGCGCGTCATGCGTCAGCAGAAGGAGATCCGATGA
- a CDS encoding ABC transporter substrate-binding protein → MRSTLRRRLIAPAAAIGALSLVLAGCAADEPGAGGGDADCTEYEQYGQFEGETVEVYATIIDVEADNLVTSWSDFESCTGITIDYVGTQEAETQINVRAAAGDAPDLMIIPQPGLLQRLIADGYVVAAPESVEANVDEFWSESWKGYGTVDGTFYAAPLMASVKGYVWYSPADFEENGYEIPTTYDELIALSETMTERNEGPYRPWCAGFGSGDATGWVGTDWVEDLVLRGAGPEAYDQWVAGELPFNSPEVTEAFDRVGEVLLNDEFVNGGFGGVDSIVTTTFQDSGLAILDGTCSLHHQASFYEAQWGEGVTVAEDGDVWAFITPPINADDPAAVTGGGEFVGAFNDSEATAAVQTYLSSDLWANNRISLGGVISANQGLDPANAQSDLARQSIEILQGEDTVFRFDASDLMPAAVGTSSFWTGMVDWIGGASTDEVTTAIDSTFP, encoded by the coding sequence ATGCGTTCCACTCTCCGACGCCGGCTCATCGCGCCGGCCGCGGCGATCGGCGCCCTGAGCCTCGTGCTCGCCGGCTGCGCCGCTGACGAGCCGGGTGCCGGCGGCGGCGACGCCGACTGCACCGAGTACGAGCAGTACGGCCAGTTCGAGGGCGAGACCGTCGAGGTCTACGCCACGATCATCGACGTCGAGGCGGACAACCTGGTCACCTCGTGGTCCGACTTCGAGTCGTGCACGGGCATCACCATCGACTACGTGGGCACGCAGGAGGCGGAGACGCAGATCAACGTGCGCGCCGCCGCCGGGGACGCTCCCGACCTCATGATCATCCCGCAGCCCGGTCTGCTGCAGCGCCTCATCGCCGACGGCTACGTCGTCGCCGCCCCCGAGTCCGTCGAGGCCAACGTCGACGAGTTCTGGAGCGAGTCGTGGAAGGGCTACGGTACCGTCGACGGCACCTTCTACGCCGCGCCGCTCATGGCCAGCGTCAAGGGCTACGTCTGGTACTCGCCGGCCGACTTCGAGGAGAACGGCTACGAGATCCCGACCACGTACGACGAGCTCATCGCGCTCTCCGAGACCATGACCGAGCGCAACGAGGGCCCCTACCGCCCCTGGTGCGCCGGCTTCGGCTCGGGCGACGCCACCGGCTGGGTCGGAACCGACTGGGTGGAGGACCTCGTCCTCCGCGGTGCCGGTCCCGAGGCCTACGACCAGTGGGTCGCCGGTGAGCTGCCCTTCAACAGCCCCGAGGTCACCGAGGCCTTCGACCGCGTCGGCGAGGTCCTCCTCAACGACGAGTTCGTCAACGGCGGCTTCGGCGGCGTCGACTCGATCGTCACCACCACCTTCCAGGACAGCGGTCTCGCCATCCTCGACGGCACCTGCTCGCTGCACCACCAGGCCTCCTTCTACGAGGCCCAGTGGGGCGAGGGCGTGACCGTGGCCGAGGACGGCGACGTCTGGGCCTTCATCACCCCGCCGATCAACGCGGATGACCCCGCCGCGGTCACCGGTGGTGGCGAGTTCGTCGGTGCCTTCAACGACAGCGAGGCCACCGCGGCCGTGCAGACCTACCTCTCGAGCGACCTGTGGGCCAACAACCGCATCTCGCTCGGTGGCGTCATCTCGGCCAACCAGGGTCTCGACCCGGCCAACGCCCAGTCGGACCTCGCTCGCCAGTCGATCGAGATCCTGCAGGGTGAGGACACGGTCTTCCGGTTCGACGCCTCCGACCTCATGCCCGCCGCCGTCGGCACCAGCTCGTTCTGGACCGGCATGGTGGACTGGATCGGTGGAGCCTCCACCGACGAGGTGACGACCGCGATCGACAGCACGTTCCCGTAA